The segment CATCTTCGAAAGCGCCGGGGCTTTGATCGCCGGCGGTGACGTGGTGTCAACCGTGGCCAAGGGGATCGTGTCCCCGGCCTCGGCGGAATCGCCGGAAGTCTTCGTAAAGGTGATGATGGCCGCGCTGTTCTCGGCCGCGCTCTGGGTCAATATCGCCACATGGATCGGAGCGCCCGTCTCGACGACCCATTCCGTCGTGGGCGGCGTCATGGGGGCGGGGATCGCTGCAGCCGGGTTCGGCGCTGTCAATTGGCCGACCATTTCGGCGATTGCGGCAAGCTGGGTCATCTCGCCCGTGCTGGGAGGACTGATCGCGGCGGCCTTCCTGTGGCTGATCAAGGCGCGCATCATCTATCAGGCTGACAAGATCGCCGCGGCGCGGGTCTGGGTGCCCGTGCTGGTGGGGATCATGGCCGGGGCCTTCACCGCCTATCTGGCCCTCAAGGGGCTGAAAAAGCTGATCCGGATCGATTTTCTCTCGGCGCTTGGTGTCGGTCTGGTGGTCGGCATTGCCGTCTGGCTGATCCTGATCCCGGTGATCCGCAGGCGCGCGCGGGGGCTGGAAAACCGCAATAAATCGCTGAAAACCCTGTTCGCGATTCCGCTGATCGTCTCGGCGGCCTTTCTCAGCTTTGCCCATGGTGCCAATGACGTGGCAAATGCGGTCGGCCCGCTGGCAGCCATCGTCAGCGCCAGCACGACCGGAGAATTCACCTCGAGCATCGCTATCCCGCTGTGGGTCATGCTGATCGGGGCCTTCGGGATTTCCTTCGGGCTGTTCCTCTTCGGGCCGAAACTGATCCGCATGGTCGGCAATGAGATCACCAAGCTGAACCCGATGCGGGCCTTCTGCGTGGCCCTTTCGGCGGCCGTCACCGTCATCGTGGCCAGTGGCCTTGGCCTGCCGGTCAGTTCGACCCATATCGCGGTGGGCGGTATCTTTGGTGTCGGCTTCTTCCGCGAATGGTATGCCGAACGGCGGCTGCGCCTTGCCCGTCAGGACATCCCTGACCTGCCCGCGTACAGCCCGAACGAACGTCGCCAGCGCAAGCTGGTCCGCAGGGCCCATGCCATGACCATCGCCGCGGCATGGGTCGTGACCGTGCCTGCCGCGGCCATCCTGTCGGGCTTGCTGTTCTTGGCTATTCGGCTGGCAACCGGCTGAGCCCGCTCCTGCGTTCCGCGCCGGCTGCCGGCCAAAGCTGCCGGCCTCAACCGGCCTCTTGCGCGGTTTCCTCTGCGGCTTTCTCTACGGTGGCCGCAGCACCGGCCCCGGTTGCCAGCTTCAGCTGTGCCCAGGCCTGCGCCGCATCATTGGCCGCCGAGGCTGCCGCGATCCGGGCCGAAGCCGTGTTGCGGTCGGTTTCCAGCAGGTCGAGCAGCGTGATCGCTCCATTGCGATAGTTTTCCTGCGCAAGGGACAGCGCATGGCCGTAATCGGCAGCAGCCTTGTTCAACAATGACGCACGCTGGCGATAGCGGGTCAGGTTGGACTGTGCGACCTCGACCTCTTCTACGGCATCCATGACGGCGGCCCGCCAGGCGATCTCGGCCTGTTTCGCGGCCGAGATCTTCGCATCGCGACTGGCGCGCAGGCGCCCTTGGCTGAGGACCGGCAGCGACAATTGCGGCCCGAAATCCCAGGCATCCGCCCCGTCGCTTTCCGCGCTGCCACCCAGAAAGCGGGTCTCCAGCGAGATGTCAGGGCGCTGATAGTCCGGACCGACAGCATCACCGCGAAAGGCACCGTCCAGCTTTCATAGAGAACCGCAAGACAAAGGACCACCACCAGCGCCGACAGCGTATAGAGCATGACCTCCTGACTGCCCGCCAGCCTTTCCTGATAGCTCAGCCCCGTTCAGGCCGGTGCATAGGATCCGTCCAGCCCCGCGGTCAGTTCCTCCATCACGGCCATCGCCTCGCCCGAGCTCAGCCCGGCAGATGCCTCGCCGGAAATCTTTAACGCGCGGGTGCCGCCATATCGCGCCAGTTTCGGCGTGATCGTTTCCCATTCACGCGTCATGAAGGCCGAAAGCGAAACGCCAAGGGCCTCGGCCATATCGACATAGATCAGATCGGCGCGCACGATGGTCGTCAGCTCATCGCTTTGCCCCGCTGTGACCAGATCCCCGACCGAAACTGTCGACACATCCGCGCGACCGGCAATCGGACTGGTGATGGTTGTCCAGGACAGCTCGGTCTGCGCCAGTTTCAGCGCCGCCTTGGCAGCCTCAAGCGTCGCCTTGGCCTCGGCCAGACTGGCGCGGGCGGCCTCGACTTCCGCCTCGGTATAGCCGCGCCCCGACAGTTGCTGGGCACGATCATAGGCCGATTGCGCCACCGGCAGATTGGCCTCCGCCGTTGCCAGATCGGCCCGGGCCGGGGTCTCGGCGGCGATATAGATTGAATCATCGCCCCGGAACAGCGGCCCCCCCACCTCCAGCATCTCGGCGGGAATATAGAGAATTTCCTCGATCCCCCCTCCGACGCGGGGGCGCAGTTCGACCTCCTGCTAGGCGACTGCACGACCCGGCAAGGTGGTGACACGCGGCACGTCCTGCAGGCTGAGTTCGACAACCCCCACTTCAAGCGGTCCCGACGCCCCCATGGGGGCACCCTACGCCAGCGCAGAACATGCGCAGGCGACCAGCGCAGCAGCGGCAGCTGCAATTTTCCAGATTGCGGGTTTCATCGAATTTGGAATCCT is part of the Paracoccus seriniphilus genome and harbors:
- a CDS encoding inorganic phosphate transporter, with translation MPDKNFEPRHLETLDRDLDRLSRLETASSFITRPLAAPAVAAVFILLTGLLAAVLVEGTSSTLVIVLAATIGAYMAVNIGANDVANNMGPAVGANVLTMGGAITIAIIFESAGALIAGGDVVSTVAKGIVSPASAESPEVFVKVMMAALFSAALWVNIATWIGAPVSTTHSVVGGVMGAGIAAAGFGAVNWPTISAIAASWVISPVLGGLIAAAFLWLIKARIIYQADKIAAARVWVPVLVGIMAGAFTAYLALKGLKKLIRIDFLSALGVGLVVGIAVWLILIPVIRRRARGLENRNKSLKTLFAIPLIVSAAFLSFAHGANDVANAVGPLAAIVSASTTGEFTSSIAIPLWVMLIGAFGISFGLFLFGPKLIRMVGNEITKLNPMRAFCVALSAAVTVIVASGLGLPVSSTHIAVGGIFGVGFFREWYAERRLRLARQDIPDLPAYSPNERRQRKLVRRAHAMTIAAAWVVTVPAAAILSGLLFLAIRLATG
- a CDS encoding TolC family protein; translated protein: MDGAFRGDAVGPDYQRPDISLETRFLGGSAESDGADAWDFGPQLSLPVLSQGRLRASRDAKISAAKQAEIAWRAAVMDAVEEVEVAQSNLTRYRQRASLLNKAAADYGHALSLAQENYRNGAITLLDLLETDRNTASARIAAASAANDAAQAWAQLKLATGAGAAATVEKAAEETAQEAG
- a CDS encoding efflux RND transporter periplasmic adaptor subunit produces the protein MLEVGGPLFRGDDSIYIAAETPARADLATAEANLPVAQSAYDRAQQLSGRGYTEAEVEAARASLAEAKATLEAAKAALKLAQTELSWTTITSPIAGRADVSTVSVGDLVTAGQSDELTTIVRADLIYVDMAEALGVSLSAFMTREWETITPKLARYGGTRALKISGEASAGLSSGEAMAVMEELTAGLDGSYAPA